A region of Toxorhynchites rutilus septentrionalis strain SRP chromosome 1, ASM2978413v1, whole genome shotgun sequence DNA encodes the following proteins:
- the LOC129761608 gene encoding leucine-rich repeat-containing protein 38-like produces the protein MITKLVVYWTLIVVAVLLTSGAHADVENRDQQCGKCRCEIMRADCSNLQLSFIPYNLSSNLQALDLSYNRIVEIRAYEIVYRNQENLLELYIRNSSIQRLHRDAFRNMSMLIMLDLQENQLKRLEPGLFDDMVELRHLILNNNELTQIEYTLLLHVPMLSYMNLDVNGLRSLHLVTFIHLTKLNSLSLRYNPWDCSCDFVDFAEFARIRGLYNDSIICADPPLLTGKRLNDTIELDELSCNPLAIMNHIYSVIVISLMIITIAILCYINCKTRILREYTSIIAKGLNNSKYRVTSVAIELEENLQTKAETNVEGQTRFATQEESTASIRLSNITPQSIDDLPSDLRDLLRACFPQSLDPESNIPMHDQSFDKSFSLSSQLSLDDIDDILEASIGGTIFADFRTLQYPKKTEDRTLAGSAAHEYATMPRGRRTVRWSPSTTSLPRQISEPDLEVDT, from the exons ATGATCACAAAGTTGGTGGTTTACTGGACACTAATCGTGGTGGCCGTGTTGCTGACGAGCGGTGCGCACGCAGATGTAGAGAATCGCGACCAACAGTGCGGCAAATGTCGCTGTGAGATAATGagggcggactgctccaacctGCAGCTGTCGTTCATCCCGTACAACTTGAGCTCGAACCTACAAGCGCTCGATTTGTCCTACAATCGGATCGTAGAAATCAGAGCCTATGAGATTGTGTATCGCAACCAGGAAAATCTACTCGAGCTATACATCAGGAACAGTTCGATCCAACGACTGCATCGTGATGCGTTTCGGAACATGTCAATGCTGATTATGTTGGATCTGCAGGAAAATCAACTAAAGAGATTGGAACCCGGATTGTTTGACGATATGGTAGAATTACGTCATCTTATCTTGAATAACAACGAACTTACGCAGATAGAGTACACTCTGCTGTTGCACGTTCCAATGCTGTCTTATATGAACCTGGACGTTAATGGGCTGAGAAGTTTACATCTTGTGACATTTATACATCTGACAAAGCTGAACAGCCTCTCGTTGCGATACAATCCCTGGGACTGCAGCTGTGATTTCGTCGATTTCGCCGAGTTCGCTAGAATCCGTGGTTTATACAACGATTCAATAATATGTGCTGATCCCCCGCTTCTGACCGGCAAGAGATTGAACGACACCATCGAACTGGATGAATTATCCTGTAATCCTTTGGCTATAATGAACCACATATACTCCGTAATTGTTATATCACTCATGATCATTACAATTGCGATCTTATGCTACATCAACTGTAAAACAAGGATACTTAGGGAATACACATCCATCATCGCGAAAGGACTGAATAATTCGAAGTATCGAGTAACTTCGGTCGCGATTGAGTTGGAGGAAAATTTGCAGACCAAGGCGGAGACAAACGTGGAAGGACAAACCAGATTCG CCACTCAGGAAGAAAGTACGGCTTCGATTCGTCTGTCAAATATAACTCCCCAATCGATAGACGATCTGCCATCGGATTTGCGGGATCTCCTGCGGGCTTGTTTCCCCCAGTCACTCGATCCGGAGTCAAACATACCCATGCATGATCAATCATTCGACAAGTCGTTTTCGCTATCCAGTCAGCTCAGCCTGGACGACATTGACGATATTTTGGAAGCTTCTATCGGTGGTACAATTTTTGCCGATTTCAGAACGTTGCAGTACCCTAAGAAAACGGAGGACCGAACGCTAGCAGGCAGTGCAGCTCACGAATACGCCACCATGCCGAGAGGACGTCGCACAGTTAGATGGTCCCCTTCCACCACCTCGCTGCCTCGCCAAATATCCGAGCCCGATCTCGAAGTCGACACTTAA